A stretch of Cucumis sativus cultivar 9930 chromosome 2, Cucumber_9930_V3, whole genome shotgun sequence DNA encodes these proteins:
- the LOC101205534 gene encoding SH3 domain-containing protein 2 isoform X2, with translation MDAIRKQATKLREQVARQQQAVLKQFGAGGYGGSDNIITDEAELHQHQKLEKLYISTRAGKHFQRDIVRGVEGYIVTGSKQVEIGTKLSEDSRKYGAENTCTSGSTLSKAALNYGRARAQMEKERGNMLKALGTQVAEPLRAMVMGAPLEDARHLAQRYDRMRQEAEAQAIEVFKRQARVREAPGNAEITVKLEAAEAKLHDLKSNMATMGKEAAAAMAAVEAQQQRLTLQRLIAMVEAERAYHQRVLQILDQLEGEMILERQRIEAPPTPPPGPSIDNSMPPPPSYEEVNGVFASQAHNGSTDAMGYFLGEVMHPYLAESDVELNLSVGDYVVVRKVSNNGWAEGECKGKAGWFPFGYIERRERVLASKVAEVF, from the exons ATGGATGCCATCCGAAAGCAAGCCACTAAGCTCCGTGAACAGGTCGCTCGCCAGCAACAG GCTGTACTCAAACAGTTTGGTGCTGGAGGATATGGAGGTTCGGATAACATTATTACGGATGAGGCGGAGCTTCACCAACACCAAAAACTAGAAAAGTTGTATATATCAACTCGTGCTGGAAAG caCTTTCAAAGGGATATTGTACGAGGAGTAGAGGGATATATTGTAACCGGTTCAAAACAAGTCGAAATAG GAACAAAGTTGTCAGAGGATAGCAGGAAATATGGTGCTGAAAATACATGTACTAGTGGCAGCACGTTATCGAAAGCTGCATTAAATTATGGGCGAGCCCGAGCTCAAATGGAGAAAGAACGTGGAAACATGCTGAAGGCTCTTGGCACTCAG GTAGCAGAGCCATTGAGAGCAATGGTTATGGGTGCTCCTTTGGAGGATGCTCGACATCTTGCTCAACGATATGATAGAATGCGACAAGAAGCTGAAGCTCAG GCTATTGAGGTTTTCAAGCGCCAGGCAAGAGTTAGGGAAGCACCGGGCAATGCTGAGATTACTGTGAAGTTGGAAGCTGCCGAAGCGAAATTGCATGATCTAAAGTCAAATATGGCAACAATGGGAAAGGAAGCTGCAGCAGCCATGGCTGCTGTTGAAGCTCAACAACAGAGGCTAACTCTCCAACGACTCATTGCCATG GTTGAAGCAGAACGTGCCTATCATCAGAGAGTCCTTCAGATACTTGATCAGCTTGAAGGCGAG ATGATATTGGAGCGGCAGAGAATTGAAGCTCCCCCGACTCCTCCTCCTGGTCCAAGTATCGACAATAGCATGCCGCCTCCCCCATCATATGAAGAAGTCAATGGTGTATTTGCTTCTCAAGCACATAATGGCTCAACAGATGCCATGGGTTACTTTTTGGGAGAG GTTATGCATCCGTACCTAGCTGAGTCAGACGTTGAGCTCAATTTATCAGTTGGCGACTACGTCGTTGTCAGAAAG GTGTCGAACAATGGTTGGGCCGAGGGAGAGTGCAAAGGTAAAGCAGGTTGGTTCCCGTTTGGATATATTGAAAGAAGAGAACGCGTACTCGCAAGTAAGGTTGCTGAGGTGTTTTGA
- the LOC101205534 gene encoding SH3 domain-containing protein 2 isoform X1, with amino-acid sequence MDAIRKQATKLREQVARQQQAVLKQFGAGGYGGSDNIITDEAELHQHQKLEKLYISTRAGKHFQRDIVRGVEGYIVTGSKQVEIGTKLSEDSRKYGAENTCTSGSTLSKAALNYGRARAQMEKERGNMLKALGTQVAEPLRAMVMGAPLEDARHLAQRYDRMRQEAEAQAIEVFKRQARVREAPGNAEITVKLEAAEAKLHDLKSNMATMGKEAAAAMAAVEAQQQRLTLQRLIAMVEAERAYHQRVLQILDQLEGEMILERQRIEAPPTPPPGPSIDNSMPPPPSYEEVNGVFASQAHNGSTDAMGYFLGEVMHPYLAESDVELNLSVGDYVVVRKVTCVYVSNNGWAEGECKGKAGWFPFGYIERRERVLASKVAEVF; translated from the exons ATGGATGCCATCCGAAAGCAAGCCACTAAGCTCCGTGAACAGGTCGCTCGCCAGCAACAG GCTGTACTCAAACAGTTTGGTGCTGGAGGATATGGAGGTTCGGATAACATTATTACGGATGAGGCGGAGCTTCACCAACACCAAAAACTAGAAAAGTTGTATATATCAACTCGTGCTGGAAAG caCTTTCAAAGGGATATTGTACGAGGAGTAGAGGGATATATTGTAACCGGTTCAAAACAAGTCGAAATAG GAACAAAGTTGTCAGAGGATAGCAGGAAATATGGTGCTGAAAATACATGTACTAGTGGCAGCACGTTATCGAAAGCTGCATTAAATTATGGGCGAGCCCGAGCTCAAATGGAGAAAGAACGTGGAAACATGCTGAAGGCTCTTGGCACTCAG GTAGCAGAGCCATTGAGAGCAATGGTTATGGGTGCTCCTTTGGAGGATGCTCGACATCTTGCTCAACGATATGATAGAATGCGACAAGAAGCTGAAGCTCAG GCTATTGAGGTTTTCAAGCGCCAGGCAAGAGTTAGGGAAGCACCGGGCAATGCTGAGATTACTGTGAAGTTGGAAGCTGCCGAAGCGAAATTGCATGATCTAAAGTCAAATATGGCAACAATGGGAAAGGAAGCTGCAGCAGCCATGGCTGCTGTTGAAGCTCAACAACAGAGGCTAACTCTCCAACGACTCATTGCCATG GTTGAAGCAGAACGTGCCTATCATCAGAGAGTCCTTCAGATACTTGATCAGCTTGAAGGCGAG ATGATATTGGAGCGGCAGAGAATTGAAGCTCCCCCGACTCCTCCTCCTGGTCCAAGTATCGACAATAGCATGCCGCCTCCCCCATCATATGAAGAAGTCAATGGTGTATTTGCTTCTCAAGCACATAATGGCTCAACAGATGCCATGGGTTACTTTTTGGGAGAG GTTATGCATCCGTACCTAGCTGAGTCAGACGTTGAGCTCAATTTATCAGTTGGCGACTACGTCGTTGTCAGAAAGGTTACATGCGTTTAT GTGTCGAACAATGGTTGGGCCGAGGGAGAGTGCAAAGGTAAAGCAGGTTGGTTCCCGTTTGGATATATTGAAAGAAGAGAACGCGTACTCGCAAGTAAGGTTGCTGAGGTGTTTTGA
- the LOC101205767 gene encoding squalene synthase 12 has protein sequence MGSLGAILKHPDDFYPLLKLKIAARHAEKQIPPEPHWGFCYTMLHKVSRSFALVIQQLKPELRNAVCIFYLVLRALDTVEDDTSIQTDIKVPILKAFHCHIYNRDWHFSCGTKDYKVLMDEFHHVSTAFLELGKGYQEAIEDITKRMGAGMAKFICKEVETVDDYDEYCHYVAGLVGLGLSKLFHAAELEDLAPDSLSNSMGLFLQKTNIIRDYLEDINEIPKSRMFWPREIWGKYADKLEDFKYEENSVKAVQCLNDLVTNALNHVEDCLKYMSNLRDLSIFRFCAIPQIMAIGTLALCYNNVEVFRGVVKMRRGLTAKVIDRTKTMADVYGAFFDFSVMLKAKVNSNDPNASKTLSRIEAIQKTCKQSGILNRRKLYVVRSEPMFNPAVIVILFSLLCIILAYLSAKRLPANQSV, from the exons ATGGGGAGCTTGGGGGCGATTTTGAAACACCCAGATGACTTTTATCCACTTTTGAAACTGAAAATAGCCGCTAGACATGCGGAGAAGCAGATCCCACCTGAGCCTCATTGGGGATTCTGCTATACCATGCTGCATAAGGTCTCAAGAAGTTTTGCACTCGTTATTCAGCAGCTTAAGCCCGAGCTTCGCAATGCT gTGTGCATATTTTATCTTGTTCTGCGAGCCCTCGACACTGTTG AGGATGATACAAGCATACAAACAGACATTAAAGTGCCCATTCTGAAAGCTTTTCACTGTCACATATATAACCGTGATTGGCACTTTTCAT GTGGCACAAAGGACTATAAAGTTCTGATGGATGAGTTTCATCACGTTTCAACTGCGTTTCTAGAACTTGGGAAAGG GTACCAGGAAGCGATTGAGGATATCACAAAAAGAATGGGTGCAGGAATGGCTAAATTCATTTGCAAAGAG GTAGAGACGGTTGATGATTATGATGAATATTGCCACTACGTAGCGGGACTTGTCGGACTAGGTTTATCTAAGCTGTTCCATGCTGCGGAGTTGGAGGATTTGGCACCTGATTCTCTTTCAAATTCTATGGGATTGTTTCTCCAG AAAACCAACATTATCCGAGATTACTTGGAGGACATTAATGAGATTCCAAAGTCCCGGATGTTTTGGCCTCGTGAGATTTGGGGCAAATATGCTGATAAATTAGAG GATTTTAAATATGAGGAGAATTCAGTCAAGGCCGTGCAATGCCTCAATGATTTGGTCACTAATGCTTTGAACCATGTGGAGGATTGTCTGAAATACATGTCCAACTTAAGAGATCTTTCCATATTTCGGTTTTGTGCTATTCCTCAG ATTATGGCAATTGGAACTCTAGCATTATGCTACAATAACGTAGAAGTCTTCAGAGGGGTGGTTAAAATGCGCCGGG GTCTTACTGCAAAGGTCATTGATCGAACGAAAACAATGGCTGACGTCTATGGagctttctttgatttttctgTTATGCTGAAGGCTAAG GTCAACAGCAATGATCCTAATGCTTCTAAAACCCTGAGCAGAATCGAGGCAATACAGAAAACCTGCAAGCAGTCGGGAATCTTGAACAGGAG GAAATTGTATGTAGTCAGAAGTGAGCCAATGTTCAATCCAGCTGTG ATTGTTATACTTTTCAGCCTATTATGCATCATTCTTGCTTATCTCTCTGCCAAGCGATTACCAGCCAACCAATCTGTATGA